The following are encoded in a window of Pecten maximus chromosome 17, xPecMax1.1, whole genome shotgun sequence genomic DNA:
- the LOC117315923 gene encoding uncharacterized protein LOC117315923, producing MAADSSEEKLSEDYIQETVRQLCRKLENSGDDCLFLRVTDRGTACSKLGTKNALLFERTQPQLTQEFRKFCSGLYSSLGVSLKSEGDLNDEDGGSVRPETVLTTDTQADSGDGGCDEMYDTGTCCQQTVLTTNKLEGGTRYIGESKDDRTAIFNSQTESKDDRTAIFNSQTESGRKKSTNKKKKTNINSENTKSKLTKNNRSDENDSTIIECAAVNTIGTQNKMDNSESRARPKRKMCTPSKLKLYETNFNKSSENSSGAKNNTSTPIEKSVRAVKGKVTKSCPKESLDKESKGHKGEGERRTCLGKKSKKSEITLWWKQKV from the exons atgGCTGCTGATTCCAGTGAAGAGAAATTGTCGGAAGATTACATCCAGGAAACAGTGAGACAACTT TGTCGGAAACTGGAGAATAGCGGCGATGATTGTTTATTTCTGCGAGTGACTGATCGAGGAACAGCTTGCTCCAAGTTGGGGACAAAGAATGCTCTATTGTTTGaaaggacacaaccacagcTTACACAGGAATTCAGGAAATTTTGTTCAG GACTTTATTCTTCTTTGGGTGTGTCCTTGAAGAGCGAAGGAGATTTAAATG atgaAGATGGTGGTTCCGTAAGACCGGAGACTGTCCTGACAACAGATACTCAGGCAGATTCGGGAGATGGAGGATGTGATGAAATGTATGATACAGGCACCTGTTGTCAACAAACAGTGCTGACTACAAACAAACTGGAAGGAGGAACAAGATACATAGGAGAAAGTAAAGATGATAGAACAGCCATATTTAATAGCCAAACAGAAAGTAAAGATGATAGAACAGCCATCTTTAATAGCCAAACAGAAAGTGgcagaaaaaaatcaacaaacaagaaaaagaaaacaaatatcaatagTGAAAATACAAAGTCCAAATTGACTAAGAATAACAGATCAGACGAGAATGACAGTACAATTATTGAGTGTGCCGCTGTTAATACAATTGGTACACAGAATAAAATGGATAATAGTGAAAGCCGGGCTCGACCGAAACGTAAAATGTGTACACCAAGCAAGTTAAAACTGTATGAAACAAACTTCAATAAGAGTAGTGAGAATTCTTCAGGTGCTAAAAATAACACCTCCACACCTATAGAGAAATCTGTCAGGGCTGTGAAGGGGAAAGTTACTAAGAGCTGCCCAAAGGAATCACTTGACAAAGAAAGCAAGGGTCATAAAGGTGAAGGAGAAAGAAGGACATGTCTTGGTAAGAAAAGCAAAAAGTCTGAGATCACCCTCTGGTGGAAACAAAAAGTCTGA